Proteins encoded by one window of Lasioglossum baleicum chromosome 4, iyLasBale1, whole genome shotgun sequence:
- the LOC143208083 gene encoding sodium-coupled monocarboxylate transporter 1 isoform X1 translates to MEETPERGYFHWADWLVFGVMLAVSAAAGLWHYRKAQKSSTEDYLLGGNSLGLFPVSASLIASFISGVTILGTPSEIYNFGTQYWITIISIFFSGVVVATVYAPVFVEMGLNSVYEYLEIRFNRGVRTLISLIFVIDVVLYQSIVVYVPALALNQVSGIDVHLIAIIVCFTCVFYTVLGGIRAVVWTDALQVGVMIVGVLTVTVLGTYRLGAAEIWKQASIANRIEFLNFDPSPYTRYTVWTVLIGSWLYSTAYIAVNQTMVQRYRSLKDLATSKLSLAIFTISIMLFISLCCWCGLVLIAWWSPPKCDPRAVGLITADDQLLPAYVMQVAGHLHGVPGLFIAAIFGAALSTLSVGFNSTSVVVLEDFVKGCFGLKLSDRASFIFVKILVVILGAMALGLLYLVEHLGSVLVITGSLAAIAAGTSFGVFTLGILFPWTNSKGAFMGAIAGFAVAGWASFGANWSISAGQLVPKKLSVPLSHCPANISESFLKQFEHPDEDDVFPLYRLSYHWFTGLGTLVVIVVGNFISWWTGPIDPSKIDKKLLSPVIHSLLPKPKLPTINIETVAAPTDFQATASLLLADLKKKRRSQNFPNGIAT, encoded by the exons ATGGAGGAAACGCCGGAAAGAGGATACTTTCATTGGGCAGATTGGCTGGTGTTCGGGGTGATGCTCGCCGTGTCTGCCGCTGCAGGATTATGGCATTACAGGAAAGCACAGAAGTCGAGCACAGAAGATTATCTCCTCGGAGGAAACAGCCTGGGTCTTTTCCCGGTGTCCGCTTCTCTCATCGCTAG TTTCATATCCGGCGTGACGATCCTCGGCACCCCGTCCGAGATCTACAATTTCGGGACGCAGTACTGGATCACAATCATTTCCATATTTTTCTCGGGAGTGGTCGTGGCCACGGTCTACGCCCCCGTGTTCGTAGAAATGGGCCTAAACTCCGTTTACGAG TATTTAGAGATAAGATTCAATCGAGGCGTAAGGACCCTCATATCGTTGATCTTCGTTATTGATGTG GTCCTTTACCAATCGATCGTGGTCTACGTTCCTGCGTTGGCGCTAAATCAAG TGAGCGGCATCGATGTGCATTTGATCGCGATCATTGTGTGCTTCACGTGTGTGTTCTACACCGTTCTG GGTGGCATCAGGGCGGTGGTGTGGACGGATGCGCTTCAAGTTGGAGTGATGATCGTCGGTGTTCTAACCGTTACCGTATTGGGCACTTATAGACTCGGCGCTGCCGAGATATGGAAGCAGGCATCGATTGCAAATAGAATTGAATTCTTGAA CTTCGACCCATCCCCGTACACGAGGTACACAGTATGGACAGTATTAATCGGCTCATGGCTCTACAGCACCGCATACATAGCCGTGAATCAAACGATGGTACAGCGGTACAGATCGCTGAAAGATTTGGCAACGTCCAAACT ATCATTGGCGATATTCACTATCAGTATTATGCTATTCATATCGCTCTGCTGCTGGTGCGGCCTTGTTCTGATTGCCTGGTGGTCTCCGCCGAAATGCGACCCTAGGGCCGTTGGTCTGATCACCGCTGACGATCAATTATTGCCAGCTTATGTCATGCAAGTCGCGGGACATCTGCACGGAGTGCCCGGCCTTTTCATTGCCGCCATTTTCGGCGCTGCGCTTAG caCCCTCTCCGTGGGCTTCAATTCGACCTCCGTCGTCGTCTTGGAGGACTTCGTTAAGGGTTGTTTCGGTCTGAAACTGAGCGACCGGGCTTCGTTCATCTTCGTGAAGATTTTGGTCGTGATCCTTGGCGCGATGGCTTTGGGCCTGCTCTACTTAGTAGAACATTTGGGCAGCGTTTTAGTA ATCACTGGAAGTCTTGCTGCGATAGCTGCTGGTACCTCGTTCGGGGTGTTTACCCTGGGCATTCTATTCCCATGGACGAACTCTAAG GGCGCATTCATGGGCGCCATTGCAGGATTCGCGGTCGCCGGTTGGGCGAGTTTCGGCGCAAACTGGTCTATCAGTGCTGGCCAACTGGTCCCTAAGAAACTTTCAGTGCCCCTCTCCCATTGCCCAGCCAATATCTCCGAAAGTTTCCTGAAGCAGTTCGAGCATCCGGA CGAGGATGATGTGTTTCCTCTTTATCGATTATCTTATCACTGGTTCACTGGATTGGGAACGTTGGTAGTGATCGTCGTGGGTAATTTCATCAGCTGGTGGACGGGACCTATAGATCCTTCTAAGATCGATAAAAAGTTATTGTCGCCTGTCATACACTC ATTACTACCAAAGCCAAAGCTTCCCACCATTAACATCGAAACTGTGGCCGCGCCCACAGATTTCCAAGCAACAGCGAGTCTATTGTTAGCAGACttgaaaaagaaacgc AGAAGCCAAAACTTCCCGAATGGGATCGCAACGTAG
- the LOC143208083 gene encoding sodium-coupled monocarboxylate transporter 1 isoform X3: MEETPERGYFHWADWLVFGVMLAVSAAAGLWHYRKAQKSSTEDYLLGGNSLGLFPVSASLIASFISGVTILGTPSEIYNFGTQYWITIISIFFSGVVVATVYAPVFVEMGLNSVYEYLEIRFNRGVRTLISLIFVIDVVLYQSIVVYVPALALNQVSGIDVHLIAIIVCFTCVFYTVLGGIRAVVWTDALQVGVMIVGVLTVTVLGTYRLGAAEIWKQASIANRIEFLNFDPSPYTRYTVWTVLIGSWLYSTAYIAVNQTMVQRYRSLKDLATSKLSLAIFTISIMLFISLCCWCGLVLIAWWSPPKCDPRAVGLITADDQLLPAYVMQVAGHLHGVPGLFIAAIFGAALSTLSVGFNSTSVVVLEDFVKGCFGLKLSDRASFIFVKILVVILGAMALGLLYLVEHLGSVLVITGSLAAIAAGTSFGVFTLGILFPWTNSKDSRSPVGRVSAQTGLSVLANWSLRNFQCPSPIAQPISPKVS, encoded by the exons ATGGAGGAAACGCCGGAAAGAGGATACTTTCATTGGGCAGATTGGCTGGTGTTCGGGGTGATGCTCGCCGTGTCTGCCGCTGCAGGATTATGGCATTACAGGAAAGCACAGAAGTCGAGCACAGAAGATTATCTCCTCGGAGGAAACAGCCTGGGTCTTTTCCCGGTGTCCGCTTCTCTCATCGCTAG TTTCATATCCGGCGTGACGATCCTCGGCACCCCGTCCGAGATCTACAATTTCGGGACGCAGTACTGGATCACAATCATTTCCATATTTTTCTCGGGAGTGGTCGTGGCCACGGTCTACGCCCCCGTGTTCGTAGAAATGGGCCTAAACTCCGTTTACGAG TATTTAGAGATAAGATTCAATCGAGGCGTAAGGACCCTCATATCGTTGATCTTCGTTATTGATGTG GTCCTTTACCAATCGATCGTGGTCTACGTTCCTGCGTTGGCGCTAAATCAAG TGAGCGGCATCGATGTGCATTTGATCGCGATCATTGTGTGCTTCACGTGTGTGTTCTACACCGTTCTG GGTGGCATCAGGGCGGTGGTGTGGACGGATGCGCTTCAAGTTGGAGTGATGATCGTCGGTGTTCTAACCGTTACCGTATTGGGCACTTATAGACTCGGCGCTGCCGAGATATGGAAGCAGGCATCGATTGCAAATAGAATTGAATTCTTGAA CTTCGACCCATCCCCGTACACGAGGTACACAGTATGGACAGTATTAATCGGCTCATGGCTCTACAGCACCGCATACATAGCCGTGAATCAAACGATGGTACAGCGGTACAGATCGCTGAAAGATTTGGCAACGTCCAAACT ATCATTGGCGATATTCACTATCAGTATTATGCTATTCATATCGCTCTGCTGCTGGTGCGGCCTTGTTCTGATTGCCTGGTGGTCTCCGCCGAAATGCGACCCTAGGGCCGTTGGTCTGATCACCGCTGACGATCAATTATTGCCAGCTTATGTCATGCAAGTCGCGGGACATCTGCACGGAGTGCCCGGCCTTTTCATTGCCGCCATTTTCGGCGCTGCGCTTAG caCCCTCTCCGTGGGCTTCAATTCGACCTCCGTCGTCGTCTTGGAGGACTTCGTTAAGGGTTGTTTCGGTCTGAAACTGAGCGACCGGGCTTCGTTCATCTTCGTGAAGATTTTGGTCGTGATCCTTGGCGCGATGGCTTTGGGCCTGCTCTACTTAGTAGAACATTTGGGCAGCGTTTTAGTA ATCACTGGAAGTCTTGCTGCGATAGCTGCTGGTACCTCGTTCGGGGTGTTTACCCTGGGCATTCTATTCCCATGGACGAACTCTAAG GATTCGCGGTCGCCGGTTGGGCGAGTTTCGGCGCAAACTGGTCTATCAGTGCTGGCCAACTGGTCCCTAAGAAACTTTCAGTGCCCCTCTCCCATTGCCCAGCCAATATCTCCGAAAGTTTCCTGA
- the LOC143208083 gene encoding sodium-coupled monocarboxylate transporter 1 isoform X2: MLSFISGVTILGTPSEIYNFGTQYWITIISIFFSGVVVATVYAPVFVEMGLNSVYEYLEIRFNRGVRTLISLIFVIDVVLYQSIVVYVPALALNQVSGIDVHLIAIIVCFTCVFYTVLGGIRAVVWTDALQVGVMIVGVLTVTVLGTYRLGAAEIWKQASIANRIEFLNFDPSPYTRYTVWTVLIGSWLYSTAYIAVNQTMVQRYRSLKDLATSKLSLAIFTISIMLFISLCCWCGLVLIAWWSPPKCDPRAVGLITADDQLLPAYVMQVAGHLHGVPGLFIAAIFGAALSTLSVGFNSTSVVVLEDFVKGCFGLKLSDRASFIFVKILVVILGAMALGLLYLVEHLGSVLVITGSLAAIAAGTSFGVFTLGILFPWTNSKGAFMGAIAGFAVAGWASFGANWSISAGQLVPKKLSVPLSHCPANISESFLKQFEHPDEDDVFPLYRLSYHWFTGLGTLVVIVVGNFISWWTGPIDPSKIDKKLLSPVIHSLLPKPKLPTINIETVAAPTDFQATASLLLADLKKKRRSQNFPNGIAT, from the exons ATGTTAAG TTTCATATCCGGCGTGACGATCCTCGGCACCCCGTCCGAGATCTACAATTTCGGGACGCAGTACTGGATCACAATCATTTCCATATTTTTCTCGGGAGTGGTCGTGGCCACGGTCTACGCCCCCGTGTTCGTAGAAATGGGCCTAAACTCCGTTTACGAG TATTTAGAGATAAGATTCAATCGAGGCGTAAGGACCCTCATATCGTTGATCTTCGTTATTGATGTG GTCCTTTACCAATCGATCGTGGTCTACGTTCCTGCGTTGGCGCTAAATCAAG TGAGCGGCATCGATGTGCATTTGATCGCGATCATTGTGTGCTTCACGTGTGTGTTCTACACCGTTCTG GGTGGCATCAGGGCGGTGGTGTGGACGGATGCGCTTCAAGTTGGAGTGATGATCGTCGGTGTTCTAACCGTTACCGTATTGGGCACTTATAGACTCGGCGCTGCCGAGATATGGAAGCAGGCATCGATTGCAAATAGAATTGAATTCTTGAA CTTCGACCCATCCCCGTACACGAGGTACACAGTATGGACAGTATTAATCGGCTCATGGCTCTACAGCACCGCATACATAGCCGTGAATCAAACGATGGTACAGCGGTACAGATCGCTGAAAGATTTGGCAACGTCCAAACT ATCATTGGCGATATTCACTATCAGTATTATGCTATTCATATCGCTCTGCTGCTGGTGCGGCCTTGTTCTGATTGCCTGGTGGTCTCCGCCGAAATGCGACCCTAGGGCCGTTGGTCTGATCACCGCTGACGATCAATTATTGCCAGCTTATGTCATGCAAGTCGCGGGACATCTGCACGGAGTGCCCGGCCTTTTCATTGCCGCCATTTTCGGCGCTGCGCTTAG caCCCTCTCCGTGGGCTTCAATTCGACCTCCGTCGTCGTCTTGGAGGACTTCGTTAAGGGTTGTTTCGGTCTGAAACTGAGCGACCGGGCTTCGTTCATCTTCGTGAAGATTTTGGTCGTGATCCTTGGCGCGATGGCTTTGGGCCTGCTCTACTTAGTAGAACATTTGGGCAGCGTTTTAGTA ATCACTGGAAGTCTTGCTGCGATAGCTGCTGGTACCTCGTTCGGGGTGTTTACCCTGGGCATTCTATTCCCATGGACGAACTCTAAG GGCGCATTCATGGGCGCCATTGCAGGATTCGCGGTCGCCGGTTGGGCGAGTTTCGGCGCAAACTGGTCTATCAGTGCTGGCCAACTGGTCCCTAAGAAACTTTCAGTGCCCCTCTCCCATTGCCCAGCCAATATCTCCGAAAGTTTCCTGAAGCAGTTCGAGCATCCGGA CGAGGATGATGTGTTTCCTCTTTATCGATTATCTTATCACTGGTTCACTGGATTGGGAACGTTGGTAGTGATCGTCGTGGGTAATTTCATCAGCTGGTGGACGGGACCTATAGATCCTTCTAAGATCGATAAAAAGTTATTGTCGCCTGTCATACACTC ATTACTACCAAAGCCAAAGCTTCCCACCATTAACATCGAAACTGTGGCCGCGCCCACAGATTTCCAAGCAACAGCGAGTCTATTGTTAGCAGACttgaaaaagaaacgc AGAAGCCAAAACTTCCCGAATGGGATCGCAACGTAG